In a single window of the Drosophila miranda strain MSH22 chromosome XL, D.miranda_PacBio2.1, whole genome shotgun sequence genome:
- the LOC108157118 gene encoding collagen alpha-1(III) chain isoform X3, with product MWNQWPAVAALVPGAVPMAAPPQPSVPPPLPDAPPPPPPAEQPSTVASVVPAGVAVAAAAEQVTMPAALGGNPYSTAGQTATNPYEQYTAAQYAAMTPEQQYALQHHWHQWQTYQQEYAKWHAQYGEQYKREMAAAAAGGANPTAVTAVAVAPAPVAAAAAVVMPTAVAVQPGVQCYPPAQQTYYQAPPAVAPVPVQVPPNPAVAGMPGKIMAQPQMYSQPPPPPPQKNANPGGYMQQPQHQQLHQANPNMWPNVPPAAQQQQQHLQQPPPASHYNQMAQPQPQMGGYSQPPNEMQGNMNPFPNLQQPPPAFMGADPKMRQPPPNAMENQWNQQQHQQHQPPKRNAPRWEGPTDGPGPGPGPGHGPGPGPVGPARWEGPPPSGGNANNRWNSGPPPPAADTNRRWDGPPLPQGGDGNNRWSGPPPSSSAEANRGRWDGPPPSMQDKQQEQQQQQPPVGSSNNQRMNRWSTNNPDMEQRHGNKSNPNFQRKGWSDGPGQQAGGGGDGPAAQRGQNPFTQSSGQEFLSNQEGFSGGRGGGPPGPGAGPGPGPGRSIAGNSGGVGGNSGNFGNSPGGGGGGGGSNFNNNNSYGGGGGVPDNSGSFGNNYGANNRRGPPPNNNNNAGRWENQGYNEERGANSDGGGQNRGNFGQRNSNSNNNNNPHQQQHPRGGGGGGGGGAGAGGGAPAGPDLDEASFDRLFDQWEQQFEDWKRANANHPDRDEYRRYEEEFEKQRRRIAERREQMRRRRQAQESGGPVGGGGGPDGPPVGPMGSKDPIEDMEDGGGRFRGGSFEGPNRGDPGMDGQGHGPGPAFEREPFGARGPGPAFDGPNRGGLGPGAGGRPGFGGRGPGPFPGGNHEQRREQETQQQPPPMRREHVVEPPMALKTGSPQKQLSPKKPLEHQQKQEQQQQQHQQHQQKSEPSSAPASGPGPMSNLGKRRFEGAAATSTPAKQTKEEENILTISLDDDDDDDEPEPDSELVDTPMTSIFKKSDGIPGLDLVEDGAEPGVGGGAADDNKKIPSLFDVVIKNPGDQAAVVGAASAAVNEGVPSAAEADAKQTADESLPANVSIALKDPNFINNLTQAVAKAQERMSEKGGAGAGANDSSEAGSAGNKGRPLSFAEWQRKKKVHSHSQSQSPGNVDKLSQDSRESMMSRDSGGDGGDARSRSRGPMDMEDQQHSRLHRGFGGDGPGPGPHSGPGPGPGPGFRDGPGLFGPNQMNQMGPGQVPGDNFTDFSKNFDGNGPPGFGPNGRNFGPGHGHGPGPGPGPGPGPGPGPGPGLGLNFGPDGGRNFGPNGGPHPPFGPGGPKFGPNGPNFRPNFGPNNGPNGPNFGPNFGPNFGPHNRGGAGPGPGPGPGPNFGPKFRGPGPGLGHDSGPFNPFGFGGGPGPSFGGGPNFGGGPGGPGGPPNNPNNSDNPFRRSSGPPMPNFDEDLGGGPPRNRRNFGPGPGPGGGGVGGNMMNFGNRKPWDDGGQVQEKFKNRTNRNVQQQKQRRI from the exons ATGTGGAACCAATGGCCTGCAGTAGCGGCTTTGGTGCCAGGCGCCGTGCCAATGGCTGCACCACCCCAGCCCTCGGTACCGCCACCTCTGCCGGAcgcaccgccaccgccgccgcccgcCGAGCAGCCATCCACAGTCGCCTCGGTGGTGCCCGCCGGCGTCGCtgttgccgccgccgctgaACAAGTCACCATGCCTGCGGCACTGGGAGGCAACCCCTACAGCACAGCTGGCCAAACGGCCACCAACCCCTATGAACAGTACACGGCTGCACAGTACGCGGCCATGACCCCCGAGCAGCAATATGCGCTGCAGCACCACTGGCATCAGTGGCAGACCTACCAGCAGGAGTACGCCAAGTGGCATGCCCAATACGGCGAGCAG TACAAACGGGAGATGGCTGCCGCAGCAGCTGGTGGTGCAAATCCCACGGCCGTAACTGCCGTCGCTGTCGCACCAGCGCccgtagcagcagcagcagctgtcgtGATGCCCACCGCCGTGGCAGTACAGCCGGGAGTGCAGTGCTATCCCCCGGCACAACAGACATACTACCAGGCTCCGCCGGCGGTGGCTCCAGTGCCCGTTCAAGTGCCCCCCAATCCTGCGGTAGCTGGAATGCCGGGCAAGATTATGGCCCAGCCGCAGATGTACAGCcaaccaccgccgccgccaccgcagaAGAATGCCAATCCCGGAGGCTACatgcagcagccgcagcaccagcagctgcATCAGGCAAATCCCAATATGTGGCCCAACGTCCCACCGGcggcacagcagcagcagcagcatctccAGCAACCGCCGCCGGCGTCTCATTACAACCAAAtggcacagccacagccacagatggGGGGCTACAGTCAGCCACCCAACGAGATGCAGGGCAACATGAATCCCTTTCCCAATCTGCAGCAGCCGCCGCCTGCATTTATGGGCGCTGATCCCAAGATGCGCCAGCCCCCGCCCAATGCCATGGAGAACCAATggaaccagcagcagcatcaacagcaTCAGCCTCCGAAACGTAATGCACCACGGTGGGAGGGGCCCACAGATGGGCCCGGACCTGGTCCAGGCCCAGGTCACGGTCCAGGTCCCGGTCCCGTAGGACCCGCCAGGTGGGAGGGACCTCCCCCATCTGGAGGGAATGCAAACAATCGCTGGAATTCCGGACCGCCTCCACCTGCCGCCGATACAAACAGACGCTGGGACGGACCCCCGCTTCCGCAGGGTGGGGATGGCAACAATCGCTGGAGCGGACCGCCGCCGTCGTCCTCGGCTGAGGCTAATCGGGGACGCTGGGATGGACCACCCCCATCTATGCAGGACaaacagcaggagcagcagcagcaacagccgccggtgggcagcagcaacaatcaGCGGATGAATCGTTGGTCTACGAATAATCCCGATATGGAGCAGCGTCATGGAAATAAATCGAACCCGAATTTCCAGCGCAAGGGCTGGAGCGATGGACCTGGGCAGCAGgcgggaggaggaggagatgGCCCTGCCGCGCAACGCGGCCAGAATCCTTTTACACAGAGTTCTGGCCAGGAGTTTCTCTCAAATCAAGAAGGATTTAGCGGTGGTCGCGGCGGAGGCCCACCTGGACCTGGAGcaggacctggacctggacctggacgaTCGATTGCTGGAAATTCCGGCGGCGTTGGCGGAAACTCTGGAAACTTTGGCAATAGCcccggaggaggaggaggagggggaggATCGAACTTtaataacaacaacagctaTGGCGGTGGCGGAGGAGTTCCCGATAATTCTGGGAGCTTTGGCAACAATTATGGGGCCAACAACCGCCGTGGTCCTCctcccaacaacaacaacaatgcgGGACGCTGGGAGAATCAGGGATACAACGAAGAGAGAGGTGCCAACAGCGATGGCGGTGGCCAGAATCGTGGAAACTTTGGCCAAAGGAACAGcaatagcaacaacaacaacaatccacatcagcagcagcatccacgtggaggtggaggaggtgGTGGAGGCGGAGccggagcaggaggaggagctccTGCTGGGCCAGATCTGGATGAGGCGAGCTTCGATCGTTTGTTCGATCAGTGGGAGCAGCAGTTCGAGGACTGGAAACGGGCCAATGCCAATCATCCGGATCGCGACGAGTACCGTCGCTACGAGGAGGAATTTGAGAAGCAGCGCCGTCGCATTGCCGAGCGACGCGAGCAGATGCGTCGTCGCCGTCAGGCTCAAGAGAGTGGAGGTCCagtaggaggaggagggggcCCAGATGGTCCACCAGTCGGACCAATGGGCAGCAAAGATCCCATCGAAGACATGGAAGACGGTGGCGGACGCTTCCGTGGTGGGTCCTTTGAGGGTCCAAACAGAGGTGATCCTGGAATGGACGGACAGGGACACGGACCAGGTCCTGCTTTTGAGAGAGAACCCTTTGGAGCTCGAGGACCTGGACCTGCCTTTGATGGTCCCAATCGCGGTGGACTTGGACCTGGAGCTGGCGGTAGACCTGGCTTCGGAGGCAGAGGACCTGGTCCATTCCCAGGCGGGAATCACGAGCAGCGTCGTGAGCAGGAaacccagcagcagccgccgcccATGCGCCGGGAGCATGTCGTGGAGCCTCCCATGGCGCTGAAGACGGGATCTCCACAGAAGCAGTTGTCCCCCAAGAAGCCCCTAGAGCATCAGCAGaaacaggagcagcagcagcagcagcatcagcagcatcagcagaaGAGCGAGCCTTCGTCTGCGCCTGCTTCTGGGCCTGGACCAATGTCTAATCTTGGCAAGCGGCGGTTCGAGGGGGCCGCTGCCACCTCCACACCGGCGAAGCAAACCAAAGAGGAGGAGAATATTCTCACCATTTCACtggacgatgacgacgacgatgatgagccagagccagactCGGAGCTGGTGGACACGCCCATGACAAGCATATTCAAGAAGAGCGATGGCATCCCCGGGCTCGATCTGGTCGAGGACGGCGCCGAGCCGGGCGTCGGCGGAGGCGCCGCAGATGACAACAAGAAGATCCCGTCGCTGTTCGATGTGGTCATCAAGAACCCTGGTGATCAGGCAGCCGTCGTCGGCGCTGCTTCGGCAGCCGTGAACGAAGGAGTCCCCTCCGCTGCTGAGGCCGACGCCAAGCAGACGGCGGACGAATCTCTGCCGGCGAATGTGTCCATTGCCCTCAAGGATCCCAATTTCATCAACAATCTCACACAGGCAGTGGCCAAGGCCCAGGAGCGGATGAGCGAGAAGGGCGgtgcaggagcaggagccaACGATTCATCGGAGGCAGGAAGCGCCGGCAATAAGGGACGGCCCTTGTCCTTTGCCGAATGGCAGCGCAAGAAGAAAGTCCATTCCCATTCGCAGTCTCAATCGCCGGGGAATGTGGACAAGCTCTCGCAGGACTCCAGGGAGTCGATGATGAGTCGCGATAGCGGTGGCGATGGTGGGGACGCACGCAGCCGTAGCCGTGGACCCATGGACATGGAAGATCAGCAGCATTCTCGGCTGCATCGTGGATTTGGTGGCGATGGTCCCGGTCCCGGTCCTCATTccggtcctggtcctggtcctggtcctggctTTCGAGATGGCCCCGGGCTCTTCGGTCCCAATCAAATGAATCAAATGGGACCCGGGCAGGTTCCGGGCGATAATTTCACGGACTTTAGCAAGAATTTCGATGGAAATGGTCCCCCCGGCTTCGGGCCGAATGGCAGGAATTTCGGACCTGGACACGGAcatggacctggacctggtcctggacctggacctggacctggacctggacctggacctggacttGGACTCAACTTTGGCCCCGATGGCGGCCGCAATTTCGGTCCAAACGGTGGCCCACATCCGCCCTTTGGTCCTGGAGGACCCAAGTTTGGTCCTAATGGCCCCAACTTTAGACCGAATTTTGGCCCCAATAATGGACCAAATGGTCCGAACTTTGGTCCTAATTTCGGACCCAATTTCGGGCCCCACAATCGCGGGGGCGCTGGGCCTGGACCCGGTCCCGGACCTGGACCCAATTTTGGTCCGAAGTTCCGTGGACCTGGCCCTGGACTCGGCCATGACTCGGGACCGTTTAATCCATTTGGCTTTGGTGGAGGTCCTGGACCCAGCTTTGGAGGAGGACCCAACTTCGGTGGAGGACCTGGTGGACCGGGAGGACCCCCGAATAATCCTAACAATAGTGATAATCCATTCCGGCGCAGCTCCGGTCCACCGATGCCCAATTTTGACGAGGACCTGGGCGGAGGTCCTCCGCGCAATCGTCGAAACTttggaccaggaccaggaccaggcgGTGGAGGCGTAGGCGGAAACATGATGAACTTTGGAAACCGGAAACCATGGGATGACGG CGGTCAAGTCCAAGAAAAATTCAAAAACAGGACCAATAGAAACgtccagcagcagaagcagcgcaGGATCTAG
- the LOC108157118 gene encoding YLP motif-containing protein 1 isoform X1, translating into MWNQWPAVAALVPGAVPMAAPPQPSVPPPLPDAPPPPPPAEQPSTVASVVPAGVAVAAAAEQVTMPAALGGNPYSTAGQTATNPYEQYTAAQYAAMTPEQQYALQHHWHQWQTYQQEYAKWHAQYGEQYKREMAAAAAGGANPTAVTAVAVAPAPVAAAAAVVMPTAVAVQPGVQCYPPAQQTYYQAPPAVAPVPVQVPPNPAVAGMPGKIMAQPQMYSQPPPPPPQKNANPGGYMQQPQHQQLHQANPNMWPNVPPAAQQQQQHLQQPPPASHYNQMAQPQPQMGGYSQPPNEMQGNMNPFPNLQQPPPAFMGADPKMRQPPPNAMENQWNQQQHQQHQPPKRNAPRWEGPTDGPGPGPGPGHGPGPGPVGPARWEGPPPSGGNANNRWNSGPPPPAADTNRRWDGPPLPQGGDGNNRWSGPPPSSSAEANRGRWDGPPPSMQDKQQEQQQQQPPVGSSNNQRMNRWSTNNPDMEQRHGNKSNPNFQRKGWSDGPGQQAGGGGDGPAAQRGQNPFTQSSGQEFLSNQEGFSGGRGGGPPGPGAGPGPGPGRSIAGNSGGVGGNSGNFGNSPGGGGGGGGSNFNNNNSYGGGGGVPDNSGSFGNNYGANNRRGPPPNNNNNAGRWENQGYNEERGANSDGGGQNRGNFGQRNSNSNNNNNPHQQQHPRGGGGGGGGGAGAGGGAPAGPDLDEASFDRLFDQWEQQFEDWKRANANHPDRDEYRRYEEEFEKQRRRIAERREQMRRRRQAQESGGPVGGGGGPDGPPVGPMGSKDPIEDMEDGGGRFRGGSFEGPNRGDPGMDGQGHGPGPAFEREPFGARGPGPAFDGPNRGGLGPGAGGRPGFGGRGPGPFPGGNHEQRREQETQQQPPPMRREHVVEPPMALKTGSPQKQLSPKKPLEHQQKQEQQQQQHQQHQQKSEPSSAPASGPGPMSNLGKRRFEGAAATSTPAKQTKEEENILTISLDDDDDDDEPEPDSELVDTPMTSIFKKSDGIPGLDLVEDGAEPGVGGGAADDNKKIPSLFDVVIKNPGDQAAVVGAASAAVNEGVPSAAEADAKQTADESLPANVSIALKDPNFINNLTQAVAKAQERMSEKGGAGAGANDSSEAGSAGNKGRPLSFAEWQRKKKVHSHSQSQSPGNVDKLSQDSRESMMSRDSGGDGGDARSRSRGPMDMEDQQHSRLHRGFGGDGPGPGPHSGPGPGPGPGFRDGPGLFGPNQMNQMGPGQVPGDNFTDFSKNFDGNGPPGFGPNGRNFGPGHGHGPGPGPGPGPGPGPGPGPGLGLNFGPDGGRNFGPNGGPHPPFGPGGPKFGPNGPNFRPNFGPNNGPNGPNFGPNFGPNFGPHNRGGAGPGPGPGPGPNFGPKFRGPGPGLGHDSGPFNPFGFGGGPGPSFGGGPNFGGGPGGPGGPPNNPNNSDNPFRRSSGPPMPNFDEDLGGGPPRNRRNFGPGPGPGGGGVGGNMMNFGNRKPWDDGPEQPPPQYPLALGPQGPPPFHSHYHSHSRVEPNQDQDPDDDEPVHRPMKVFDYQNKTPAPKVIDYGHKSARIGGGGAASSMSSGDGLPEFRPLKTFDYGHASSNGYGPVGGRMMPGLAPRMMGPGRGGGRGGAPLGMGMGPGLGIGVGAAGPSAGTGFGPGPRPGPGPNEKALNKRNKKRKKQLRQQERLQMHQSRQLQTIPSEESDQQTPVPPQGQNSSKQSDDLEDISDGEDNFVEMRDDESLPSPPSMHINNSISYGGESFKKAFPTNPQRRMLGEGPLIPSSSVDAPSAPQSLFPSEAKANEDVPAGHVPAPHLEMSVPTNENRNTISIDEILLSPGRLTRPKRICVILRGPPGSGKSYVARLIKEKELEMGGATPRILSIDDYFIVENDYEEKCPKTGKKIPKKELLYEYDDTMEETYMQYLIKSFKKTLSDNLYDFIIVDCNNNSLRTLNEFYCHAKDSNFVPYIVDLLCDVETCLGRNAHKRTTEEIQLALDNWNETPLQYIKLDVATLLENVVEMEDVENMATDDNAYSEDTASNATNAKASATGLVRDLVPTAAANAASAIAVAVAATAAVDGTTDDSNGDDICYDFGNLKSKWESDNTEDNLARLDGTMRILKKSKTASMAEYLQLDDWEPPKTSVDGKKRVRWADIEEKRAQDKMRAIGFVVGQTDWKRMMDPNAGNRALNKTKYIERVKKRR; encoded by the exons ATGTGGAACCAATGGCCTGCAGTAGCGGCTTTGGTGCCAGGCGCCGTGCCAATGGCTGCACCACCCCAGCCCTCGGTACCGCCACCTCTGCCGGAcgcaccgccaccgccgccgcccgcCGAGCAGCCATCCACAGTCGCCTCGGTGGTGCCCGCCGGCGTCGCtgttgccgccgccgctgaACAAGTCACCATGCCTGCGGCACTGGGAGGCAACCCCTACAGCACAGCTGGCCAAACGGCCACCAACCCCTATGAACAGTACACGGCTGCACAGTACGCGGCCATGACCCCCGAGCAGCAATATGCGCTGCAGCACCACTGGCATCAGTGGCAGACCTACCAGCAGGAGTACGCCAAGTGGCATGCCCAATACGGCGAGCAG TACAAACGGGAGATGGCTGCCGCAGCAGCTGGTGGTGCAAATCCCACGGCCGTAACTGCCGTCGCTGTCGCACCAGCGCccgtagcagcagcagcagctgtcgtGATGCCCACCGCCGTGGCAGTACAGCCGGGAGTGCAGTGCTATCCCCCGGCACAACAGACATACTACCAGGCTCCGCCGGCGGTGGCTCCAGTGCCCGTTCAAGTGCCCCCCAATCCTGCGGTAGCTGGAATGCCGGGCAAGATTATGGCCCAGCCGCAGATGTACAGCcaaccaccgccgccgccaccgcagaAGAATGCCAATCCCGGAGGCTACatgcagcagccgcagcaccagcagctgcATCAGGCAAATCCCAATATGTGGCCCAACGTCCCACCGGcggcacagcagcagcagcagcatctccAGCAACCGCCGCCGGCGTCTCATTACAACCAAAtggcacagccacagccacagatggGGGGCTACAGTCAGCCACCCAACGAGATGCAGGGCAACATGAATCCCTTTCCCAATCTGCAGCAGCCGCCGCCTGCATTTATGGGCGCTGATCCCAAGATGCGCCAGCCCCCGCCCAATGCCATGGAGAACCAATggaaccagcagcagcatcaacagcaTCAGCCTCCGAAACGTAATGCACCACGGTGGGAGGGGCCCACAGATGGGCCCGGACCTGGTCCAGGCCCAGGTCACGGTCCAGGTCCCGGTCCCGTAGGACCCGCCAGGTGGGAGGGACCTCCCCCATCTGGAGGGAATGCAAACAATCGCTGGAATTCCGGACCGCCTCCACCTGCCGCCGATACAAACAGACGCTGGGACGGACCCCCGCTTCCGCAGGGTGGGGATGGCAACAATCGCTGGAGCGGACCGCCGCCGTCGTCCTCGGCTGAGGCTAATCGGGGACGCTGGGATGGACCACCCCCATCTATGCAGGACaaacagcaggagcagcagcagcaacagccgccggtgggcagcagcaacaatcaGCGGATGAATCGTTGGTCTACGAATAATCCCGATATGGAGCAGCGTCATGGAAATAAATCGAACCCGAATTTCCAGCGCAAGGGCTGGAGCGATGGACCTGGGCAGCAGgcgggaggaggaggagatgGCCCTGCCGCGCAACGCGGCCAGAATCCTTTTACACAGAGTTCTGGCCAGGAGTTTCTCTCAAATCAAGAAGGATTTAGCGGTGGTCGCGGCGGAGGCCCACCTGGACCTGGAGcaggacctggacctggacctggacgaTCGATTGCTGGAAATTCCGGCGGCGTTGGCGGAAACTCTGGAAACTTTGGCAATAGCcccggaggaggaggaggagggggaggATCGAACTTtaataacaacaacagctaTGGCGGTGGCGGAGGAGTTCCCGATAATTCTGGGAGCTTTGGCAACAATTATGGGGCCAACAACCGCCGTGGTCCTCctcccaacaacaacaacaatgcgGGACGCTGGGAGAATCAGGGATACAACGAAGAGAGAGGTGCCAACAGCGATGGCGGTGGCCAGAATCGTGGAAACTTTGGCCAAAGGAACAGcaatagcaacaacaacaacaatccacatcagcagcagcatccacgtggaggtggaggaggtgGTGGAGGCGGAGccggagcaggaggaggagctccTGCTGGGCCAGATCTGGATGAGGCGAGCTTCGATCGTTTGTTCGATCAGTGGGAGCAGCAGTTCGAGGACTGGAAACGGGCCAATGCCAATCATCCGGATCGCGACGAGTACCGTCGCTACGAGGAGGAATTTGAGAAGCAGCGCCGTCGCATTGCCGAGCGACGCGAGCAGATGCGTCGTCGCCGTCAGGCTCAAGAGAGTGGAGGTCCagtaggaggaggagggggcCCAGATGGTCCACCAGTCGGACCAATGGGCAGCAAAGATCCCATCGAAGACATGGAAGACGGTGGCGGACGCTTCCGTGGTGGGTCCTTTGAGGGTCCAAACAGAGGTGATCCTGGAATGGACGGACAGGGACACGGACCAGGTCCTGCTTTTGAGAGAGAACCCTTTGGAGCTCGAGGACCTGGACCTGCCTTTGATGGTCCCAATCGCGGTGGACTTGGACCTGGAGCTGGCGGTAGACCTGGCTTCGGAGGCAGAGGACCTGGTCCATTCCCAGGCGGGAATCACGAGCAGCGTCGTGAGCAGGAaacccagcagcagccgccgcccATGCGCCGGGAGCATGTCGTGGAGCCTCCCATGGCGCTGAAGACGGGATCTCCACAGAAGCAGTTGTCCCCCAAGAAGCCCCTAGAGCATCAGCAGaaacaggagcagcagcagcagcagcatcagcagcatcagcagaaGAGCGAGCCTTCGTCTGCGCCTGCTTCTGGGCCTGGACCAATGTCTAATCTTGGCAAGCGGCGGTTCGAGGGGGCCGCTGCCACCTCCACACCGGCGAAGCAAACCAAAGAGGAGGAGAATATTCTCACCATTTCACtggacgatgacgacgacgatgatgagccagagccagactCGGAGCTGGTGGACACGCCCATGACAAGCATATTCAAGAAGAGCGATGGCATCCCCGGGCTCGATCTGGTCGAGGACGGCGCCGAGCCGGGCGTCGGCGGAGGCGCCGCAGATGACAACAAGAAGATCCCGTCGCTGTTCGATGTGGTCATCAAGAACCCTGGTGATCAGGCAGCCGTCGTCGGCGCTGCTTCGGCAGCCGTGAACGAAGGAGTCCCCTCCGCTGCTGAGGCCGACGCCAAGCAGACGGCGGACGAATCTCTGCCGGCGAATGTGTCCATTGCCCTCAAGGATCCCAATTTCATCAACAATCTCACACAGGCAGTGGCCAAGGCCCAGGAGCGGATGAGCGAGAAGGGCGgtgcaggagcaggagccaACGATTCATCGGAGGCAGGAAGCGCCGGCAATAAGGGACGGCCCTTGTCCTTTGCCGAATGGCAGCGCAAGAAGAAAGTCCATTCCCATTCGCAGTCTCAATCGCCGGGGAATGTGGACAAGCTCTCGCAGGACTCCAGGGAGTCGATGATGAGTCGCGATAGCGGTGGCGATGGTGGGGACGCACGCAGCCGTAGCCGTGGACCCATGGACATGGAAGATCAGCAGCATTCTCGGCTGCATCGTGGATTTGGTGGCGATGGTCCCGGTCCCGGTCCTCATTccggtcctggtcctggtcctggtcctggctTTCGAGATGGCCCCGGGCTCTTCGGTCCCAATCAAATGAATCAAATGGGACCCGGGCAGGTTCCGGGCGATAATTTCACGGACTTTAGCAAGAATTTCGATGGAAATGGTCCCCCCGGCTTCGGGCCGAATGGCAGGAATTTCGGACCTGGACACGGAcatggacctggacctggtcctggacctggacctggacctggacctggacctggacctggacttGGACTCAACTTTGGCCCCGATGGCGGCCGCAATTTCGGTCCAAACGGTGGCCCACATCCGCCCTTTGGTCCTGGAGGACCCAAGTTTGGTCCTAATGGCCCCAACTTTAGACCGAATTTTGGCCCCAATAATGGACCAAATGGTCCGAACTTTGGTCCTAATTTCGGACCCAATTTCGGGCCCCACAATCGCGGGGGCGCTGGGCCTGGACCCGGTCCCGGACCTGGACCCAATTTTGGTCCGAAGTTCCGTGGACCTGGCCCTGGACTCGGCCATGACTCGGGACCGTTTAATCCATTTGGCTTTGGTGGAGGTCCTGGACCCAGCTTTGGAGGAGGACCCAACTTCGGTGGAGGACCTGGTGGACCGGGAGGACCCCCGAATAATCCTAACAATAGTGATAATCCATTCCGGCGCAGCTCCGGTCCACCGATGCCCAATTTTGACGAGGACCTGGGCGGAGGTCCTCCGCGCAATCGTCGAAACTttggaccaggaccaggaccaggcgGTGGAGGCGTAGGCGGAAACATGATGAACTTTGGAAACCGGAAACCATGGGATGACGG ACCGGagcagccgccgccgcagTATCCGCTAGCACTGGGGCCACAGGGGCCGCCGCCATTCCACTCTCATTATCACTCACATTCACGGGTGGAGCCAAACCAGGATCAGGACCCGGACGATGACGAACCCGTGCACCGTCCCATGAAGGTGTTCGACTACCAGAACAAGACGCCCGCCCCCAAGGTCATCGACTATGGCCACAAGTCGGCCAGAATTGGCGGGGGGGGCGCTGCCTCCTCGATGTCATCTGGCGATGGGCTGCCCGAATTTCGGCCCCTGAAGACCTTTGACTATGGACACGCCTCGAGCAATGGCTATGGCCCAGTGGGTGGCAGAATGATGCCAGGACTAGCACCAAGAATGATGGGACCTGGACGCGGAGGCGGACGCGGCGGAGCACCGCTCGGAATGGGGATGGGACCAGGATTAGGAATAGGAGTCGGAGCAGCCGGACCCTCAGCTGGAACCGGATTCGGACCCGGACccagacccggacccggacctaATGAAAAAGCCTTAAACAAGCgtaacaaaaaaagaaagaaacagTTGCGCCAGCAGGAGCGCCTGCAAATGCATCAGAGTCGTCAGCTTCAAACGATTCCGTCCGAAGAGAGCGATCAGCAG ACACCTGTCCCACCGCAGGGACAGAACAGTTCGAAGCAGTCCGATGATCTCGAGGATATTTCTGATGGGGAAGA TAATTTCGTGGAAATGCGCGATGATGAGTCCCTGCCATCGCCGCCATCGATGCACATTAATAATAGCATCTCTTACGGCGGAGAATCCTTCAAGAAGGCCTTCCCCACCAATCCGCAGCGTCGCATGCTGGGCGAGGGCCCACTGATACCGTCGTCATCGGTGGATGCCCCTTCTGCGCCGCAATCTCTGTTTCCCTCGGAGGCAAAGGCCAATGAGGATGTACCCGCCGGCCATGTCCCTGCCCCACATTTGGAAATGAGTGTGCCCACGAACGAGAATCGCAATACCATATCGATCGATGAGATTCTGTTGTCGCCCGGCCGCTTGACGCGTCCCAAGCGCATTTGTGTTATCCTACGCGGACCACCGGGCAGCGGCAAGTCCTACGTGGCACGCCTTATCAAGGAAAAAGAGCTGGAAATGGGCGGGGCCACACCGCGTATACTCAGCATCGATGATTACTTCATCGTCGAGAATGACTACGAGGAGAAGTGCCCCAAAACGGGGAAGAAG ATACCCAAAAAGGAGCTGCTGTACGAGTACGATGATACCATGGAGGAGACCTACATGCAATACCTGATCAAATCGTTCAAGAAGACGCTCAGCGATAATCTGTACGACTTTATAATTGTGGATTGCAATAACAATTCGCTGCGCACACTCAACGAGTTCTACTGCCATGCAAAGGACTCGAATTTTGTG CCGTACATTGTGGACCTTCTGTGCGATGTGGAGACTTGTCTGGGACGCAATGCGCACAAGCGCACCACAGAGGAGATCCAGTTGGCGCTGGATAATTGGAACGAGACGCCGCTGCAGTACATCAAGCTGGACGTGGCCACGCTGCTGGAGAATGTGGTCGAGATGGAAGATGTTGAGAATATGGCAACG